A part of Streptomyces sp. NBC_01451 genomic DNA contains:
- the tpg gene encoding telomere-protecting terminal protein Tpg — translation MTDSLGDSLDQALEGAFTRRTPQSAQTQMKYLVKQLKGTKAAAQALGVSQRTVERYVAGKFKRPRHDLRERIEREVKKRWQPQIRAKAKKKAASTGGLVVSTRARFGFTAAPGTTDDARIRDITQALPPRWADRLFEARDTGATEQQLQRIAAEGLAEMYFRNNNTRAGGLSVEFTDVEHIRIVL, via the coding sequence ATGACCGACTCCCTCGGCGACAGCCTCGACCAGGCCCTGGAAGGGGCGTTCACCCGCCGCACCCCGCAAAGCGCCCAGACGCAGATGAAATACCTGGTCAAGCAGCTCAAGGGCACCAAAGCCGCCGCGCAGGCACTCGGAGTGTCCCAGCGCACCGTGGAGCGATACGTCGCGGGCAAGTTCAAACGGCCCCGCCACGACCTCCGCGAGCGCATCGAGCGTGAGGTCAAGAAGCGGTGGCAGCCCCAGATCCGAGCGAAGGCCAAGAAGAAGGCCGCGTCCACGGGCGGCCTGGTCGTCTCCACCCGCGCGAGATTCGGCTTCACCGCCGCCCCCGGCACGACCGACGACGCACGCATCCGCGACATCACCCAGGCCCTGCCCCCGCGCTGGGCGGACCGCCTCTTCGAAGCCCGCGACACCGGCGCCACCGAACAGCAGCTCCAGCGCATCGCCGCCGAAGGGCTTGCGGAGATGTACTTCCGGAACAACAACACCCGGGCGGGCGGCCTCAGCGTCGAGTTCACCGACGTGGAGCACATCCGGATCGTGCTGTAA